Within Salvia splendens isolate huo1 chromosome 21, SspV2, whole genome shotgun sequence, the genomic segment TGTGGCTAACGAAGCTGCAAGATGGTAAAGCAGACGATGCAGAGCTCCTAACCAACACATTGAACATCTGCGCGGGCCATAGGGAAGAGATACTCTCGCACAACGACTACAAAACTCTCTCCAACCTAACCACCAAAATCTGTCACCAGCTTTCTCTGATTCAAACACAAAAGGTAGATCTCAAACAGACACATTATTATGCATATAAAAGGCAATAATGAACTTGTTGTTGATATATACATGTTGTGATTATAGGAGATGGGAGGAGATGGGCATAACGCAGCCATAAAAAATAAGGAACTTGAACAAGACATGCAGCTGCTGGTGAAATTGGTGCTTGAGAAATCAGGGGGCATCAACAGAAATATCAAGAAAACGTTTATGGCAGTTGCCAAGACTTATTATTACAGAGCATATCATGCTGCCGACACTATTGATACCCACATGTTTAAAGTGCTTTTCGAACCAGTCGAGTGAATAGTTGTTTATATCGCCCTTGATCGGGAAAGAAATGTCACATAATCGTTTATTATTTTGTATAAATAAGTGCAATCAAAATAaacatttatgtttttttacgtCTACAAAAGTATTTTGATTGGATTATGAGAAATGGACTTTGTTAGTTGTCATTGAAAatgtgaaataaaaataaaacccaTGAAATGTTTCATGCTTAACAGGCCCACTAAAAAGCCCACTATATGAATTAAACGTGGCCCATAAAGTTGCAGTTAGGCTTAAAAGGCTATTCTTAAAGCCCTTTATAAGAATTAAACGCAGCAAACAAAGATAAGTAAGTTATCATGTGGCGCGCAACTTTGGGAtcaaaattttatcattttatgtggTATTTTTCTATGTGtatataattatgtaaaaaTATGGTCTTACTAGTATGTGATATAATTTTGATGTATTTTGTACATATTAATTTGATGTTTAATTATCTATGGGAAATGATATGCTATGTAACTTATGTGAGCTTTTTATGCGAGCACCCGTCTTTGTTCGACATGCGATTTTATTCGTTTTGCGTTGTATATTTAGTTTggttctaatacattaaaaaatgttattgaaaaattttaatttcacaaatttcataaaaatcaaagttcgATTTGCTAGTTTTCTCTATAACTTcaaatatatgaataaaatagcaaatcgagctttgatttttatgaattttataaaattaaaattttttataatgatttttaatgtattaaaatcaaactaaatatataaaaaaaactaacactGAATGTGTGTGGAACATGAATGGTGCTAGTACAAATCATGGTAAGATAATGGTGAAATTAAAATTCTAGTTTGAAGCGCCTCAAGTCCATATATAGATATTTTTCTGCGTGAATGGGATCTACTGTTCACTGGTTATGGGATTTTCTCAATTAATAATTAGATATGAGAACAGTTATTTTCTTTGGATGTACGATAAATATAATCAAATCaagaaataattaatatatacacGTAACTTCTTAACAATTACCCAAAAACATAGTATAAATTTGCCTATATACCCAAATAAATTACACTTGAATGAGATCATCGAAGCATAGACATCTTCATTAATTACGCAGAATCTTATGATTTCTAAAATTTGTTACCGGAACAGGCCttattaataaatttgaaatcaTTACTTTGACTGTATAGTAGAAAACATGAAATGCATGTTATAGAATATCTTATCTCACCATGTTTAAAAGTCAAATACATATACTAGCTATAAAAATAGAATCGTGTAAGAATGAAAAAAGGCAGTAGGCCATATGTAATTAGGGGTGGCAAAttgtgcgtgtcgggtcgttatcgtgtcgacacggtaacaacaaacacgaacacgacctgttaagaaaaccccaaacacgaacactacccgctaccctcagacacgaacacgacacgaacccattaacgacacgaaccatttcgggtcaacacgacacgataacaacacgtatcggaaagtgattaaatatttaaatgatttaaatgagatatgaccatatgagactatgagagtcaatttaataaatattgaaaaatgaaaataataagaaataataatattaaaatattatttgttaacggataacacgaacccgacacgaacacgtattgttaacggataacacgaacccgacacgaacacgacatgaacacgacacgaaattttcgtgtccttaatgggtcgacccgataaggacacgaatccaataagctctgacccaaacccattaatttcgtgccggttcgtgtcgtgttatcgtgtcgtgtcaaaaattgtcagtcatatatgtaataaataaatggatATAAAAGAAGCGGTCTGATAAAAGATCCGCAAATTCAGACATATTGTCAAATAATATGTACCTCCTCCTACTCCGTcacttaaattttgtcacattttttattttcatttgtcccataaaatttgtcacatttcaattttttccattttttttgtagtgaacctcatattacactaactcattccaactcacactctccactaactttttcaactaacttttcattacatttcttaaaacttgtgtctaGTCAAAGTGTGGAAAATTTAAGAGACGGAGtgaataaatactccctccgtcataAGAGTCCCATTCTTTTCGGCGCgagatttaaaaaatgtaaGGAAAAATTGGTGAgtaaaagttagtgaaatatgagtctcacttatatatattagttttaaataaaataagagtagattgagttagtaaaatgtgagacctatatatcatttatagtaaaaatgaactgAGATTCCTATTCATCGACagtaaaaaatagtaaaacatGACTCCTATTCATTAATAGaaggagtactataaaaaaaatgagaatagAAAAATCTATGATTGTAATTGATAAGATATATTGTTCaatgatggagtacggactaaacaagcccaacagcagtgacggcccatcagcccaaagcccaaggaagagtatcagttcggcattaccaaagagttcggccccagcctacagctcggtaaaagccgaccaatcaagctctactctcagaccggcaaaagctgctcggcaatagttcagcagttcggtctcagtatttgaccgaactgggagatagtcaactcatgtcagaacctccacgatctccactacacccacgatctatttagtggtgtcaagcagtcattaactcatgcaggatagtgggcccatgcaggatcgcatgacctccacgacatccacaaccatcattagtggtgatgcaagccacgatcttagttcaatgtataaatagaacttagatcagatagattagggggactctctctctcgctctctagagataaaatatcaaatagcaagtttgtatttgtaagctgtagaaaacagatcaagcaatacaactctgccctcttttcttcccgtggacgtagatttacttcagtaaatcgaaccacgtaaattctttgtgtcgtgatctgtattttcctgcattcactaacatcagaaattcgcggattcatcattcAACATAAAATATCGACAAGACATCAACatcattaaattttaaatcacgTTGTCGGCTAAGAAAAGTGGACCAACGAAATATATTaccaataaaataatactatagtCAAGGAATGGTTGtattaacatatatatataccatAACCAATGGTTATTAGACGGCATTATATTAAATTTCGAAAAAACCAGAATATAATAATTTAGGTAATAAAGTTGTTTATTGAttgtttaaaataattatattcacTAAATTGCTAAAGTAAGTACTCCAACATTTTGCATGAACAGATTCCAACTTCTGGGATCTCTTGAATAGGTTTTGGACTTTTGGTATATGCATCAATCATGTGCTACACACTAACAAAAAATCACATGAATCACGGTTTATAGACTAGATAAAGTTCTCGTCTGTAACGTGACATGTAATGCATTACTTAATATATTATACTGTATAAAGCCTAATTATTCAAACgccaaaagaaaataattaaatagatTCATAGACTAAATCCAACACGATCACATCTCCCGTCAACTCACGGTGCCTTCAAATTACAGTATATTCTAAAATAATGACACTTGGCCGTTTTTAAAGTTAACGAAAAAACGATCTTATCCCCCTAgcaaaaaagttttaaaaactCAGTATTTAAAAATAGTTTTTTATATTGACTCAAATGAGCTTATTCCTATATCGACACATTTTTACTTTTTGATACTTTCTTCAATTAATACACCACTTTTCTCTCCCCTGTTGAATATTCAATCTCTTTTTCTCTCCATTCAATATTTATCCACATTTTCATTCTTTAGTTATACACATTAACTAATCACTCTTAAAATCTTGTACGGAAACATTACAATTTTATTCGTTTGGTCAAAAATTTCTTGTCCATCTACATAACTGAACCACTAATTGACGATATGTGGTAGCTAATAATTAAAATCTCGTGCGGAAACATCACAATTTTATTCGTTTGGTCACAAATTTCTTGTCCATCTACGTAACTGTACCACTAATTGATGATATGTGACAGCTAATTAATTAAGTGTCCAGTCAAAGTAATTCACTTGAAATTTAACGCCACATTAGATCATAGTCTGCCAATAACTAAATATAAGGAGGCTAAAAACACCACATCAGCTCATCTTTCcaagaagaaaaaacaaaataactacaaaaagaaGGCATATGAGCTCGCCTACCATAAAACTTAgtttataaacaaaataatgtATAAAACGCAGTTTAAAAATAGATTTTTATATTGACTCAATAATaaacaaatagaaagaaagattTTCAAAGTAGCTCGCCTGCCAtttaaggccacccgcaacagCATCTCGTCTCGTTCCCAGCCCGCCAAGCGTCCCGTCCTGTCAAAACGGATGGCGAGCCGTCTCACCACGCtcccgcgcgacgtggcgcgctccggcgccatgcgtgacgcccactcgccggcccgcgagtgggcatcgtcacgctgacgtaataaatcatttttttaaaattcgaatttaaaaaataattctaaaaaatcgaaaaacggtaatattactgttttttctgccgttttttctttttttcatttttttaatttttttactctataaatactcctaattcatcctcatttcacacacaaatacacatctattcttcccaaatcatcttcatttcctctccaattttcatttaacctctcatcacaaaatgttcggcgacggaaactctggctgTGGCGGCTgtggcgggtttgacatcaacgcgttcgacgactgggggggcatgtacaatgtcctaggtggtggttccggttcgtcgacgccgggcagctagggttcgtcgacgccggggggtaccaaccaccccattttgatgtggatgcatacgcccgtccctccgccccgaggtattcgcaaggattatcccagattcgggaggattattcggtTGAACCCACACcggaaggaggccgaggcggtggaggaggccgaggcggtggaagctccagggtaGAGGcagaggcggacgaggaggaggaggaggaggatctaggccagAATCCGTACAACCCCAAGGAAACGTtggctgtgtacaacgcctggatcagcgtctcgtacgatcccatcgtcgggaatcaacaatcctgTAAGTGCTTctaggaaaaggtcaccgaggcctaccacgagattaagccgaaggggtcccgccgccgcacatttaaGATGCCACgttctcactttgaccgagtcgacagagagggcaaaaaattctgcgccatctacaagagtgaagcggctcattaccaaagcggagccacgggaaccgacattctgaggtcggctttgcgagtctacttcgacgacaccgccaaacaattcaaacatctcgatgtttgggaggttgttaaagacgaggaaaggtgggctggcagtgtccggtccagctcgggctcgacctcgaagcgcaagaagcacacggcgggtggccaatactcgtctagtgagggcggttcgggcagcgacaagagttgagggcacgacagacgatgtcggggggtcctcccgtgggcgccatcggccgcaagggagaaatgcggccaAGGCGGgtagagggaggaggggtcgAGCCGAAtaaagccaggcgggctcgggggcaccctcgaactccctaatgtccatgtacatgaccgccacaatggtgggcacttcccgcatgacgcctccccaaaaccaagcctatcttgccggaattgagctTATGGctagacaacttggtattccgcctccaggtggcttcagtgcacctccaccgccttcgggggatgattcgccggtggagtagtttttttaattttctataaaattgtattttaaattatgtaatttttatttttttaggattttaattatgtgtttttttatttttttgaattttaagttgtatttttattttatgttgtaattttattttattttatttaatgaagtgtgttttttattaattgaatttgttggaaataaaaataaaaaatgaaaatgaatgaatagtaatttaagagattgttaagagacggataagagatggagagttgcaggttctgtcccttagttaagagatcgTGTAAAAAGTATAGTGAGGCCcaaaaatagtaatttaagagacggttaagggacggataaaaAGCCGCGTTGCAGATCGGCTAAAAGTTTTTAAATCATACTATGTTCCTATTTGTCAACGACTCAATTATAAACAGTGACCTTCAACTTTTAGATTCTACCACAACATCAGTACATCACAATTTTATTCGTTTGGTCAGAAATTTCCTGTTCATCTGCGTAATAAACACACTGATTAACGACGTGTGACAGATAATTAACAAAGTATCCACTCTCCAGTCAAACTAATTTACTTGAAATTTCACGCCACATTATATTCCTGATAAAACAATTCCTGCTTCTAATGCAATAGTCAAGCATGGAATATATTATAAGACCTTTCCAAAAAtgattaaaacaaaatactaacTATAAAAAGGAGGcatatatacacacattacTACACAAGCTAGAAGTAGAAGAAAATGGATCCCCTCTTATCCTCTCTTCTCATTGCTCTATCCTTGGTCGGTTTAACCGGCTTTCTATTCCTCCGTTCGCGGAGGGGGCCTCGGTTCCCTCCGGGCCCCAGACCCCTCCCGGTCATCGGAAACTTTCACCAGTTAGGAAAAAAACCCTACGAAACACTGAGCCACCTCGCCAAAACCCACGGCCCCCTCATGTCTATCCGCTTGGGGAGCCTATACACGGTGATCGTCTCCTCGCCCGAGATGGCGAAGGAGCTCCTCCAGCGCCACGGCCAGGTCTTCTCCGGTCGCACCATCGCCCAAGTGATGCACGCACGCGACCTGAACAAGCTCTCCATGGCCTTCACTCCGGCCGGGAAGGAGTGGCGCGACAAGCGCAAGATCTGCAAGGAGGAGGTCTTCTCCGAGCGCAGCCTCGAGGGAAGCGAGGCCCTCCGCCAGGAGAAGCTGCAGCAGCTGGTGGAGCACGTGGGGCGCCACTGCGAGCGCGGGGATGTTGTGGACATCCACGACGTCCTGCTCGTGACAAACCTCAACCTCATGCTCACCACTCTCTTCTCCACCCGCTCCCCCGACTTCGAGTCCAAAACCACCAAGGAGTTCAAGGAGATCGTCGAGGTCATCGCTATCGCTGTCGCTGTCCCCAACTTCGCCGACTACTTCCCCATCCTCAAGCCCTTGGATCCGCAGGGGATCAAGCGCAAGGCTGAGTTATACTTCGGCAAACTCTTTGAGAAATTCGAAGGTTTTCTGAACGAGAGGTTGGAGTCGAGAAAGAATAACCCGGGGGGTCCCAAAGAGCAGGATCTGCTCGAGACGCTTGTCGATATCAGCCAAGGAACCGGCTACAACTTGACCACTGAAGAAATTCCTTATTTACTTTTCGTAAGTTTAGTCATGTTACATGTTGTTGGATATCAGTGGTACTCCAGGATCGATTATAAAATGTGTGAAACCAAAAATTTTGCAGGATTTATTTGTGGGAGGATCTGAAACGAACGCGACGTCGATTGAGTGGATTATGACTGAGCTATTGTTCAATCCGGATAAATTGAAAAGGCTAAAAGAAGAGATAAAAAGCGTGGTGGGAGAGAAGGGGCAAATAAGGGAGGCGGACATCGCGCGCCTCCCGTATCTGGAGGCGGTGGTGAAGGAAACACTTCGTTTTCACCCACCCGGGCCTCTCTTACTCCCTCGGAGATCAGAAGCCGATCAAGAGGTGAATGGTTATATGATTCCGAAAGGGGCGCAGATACTCTTCAATGTGTGGGCAATGGGCAAAGATCCGAGCATTTGGACAGATCCGGACACGTTTGAGCCCGAACGGTTCCTTGAAAAGAGGGTGGACTTCAAAGGGCAGCATTTCGAGCTCATACCGTTCGGGGCGGGGCGGAGAATATGCCCCGGAATGCCATTGGCGACCCGGATTCTGCAGATGACGACGGCGGTTTTGGTTCATAATTTTGAGTGGAGACTTGAGAAAGACAAGGATCACGCAGACCATAAAGGAGAGGTGCTTGGTGTGGCCTTGCGCAGAGAAACTCCACTAAGAGCTTTTCCCTTTAAAATTTAAGATTTGGTGATGTTCGTTACCAATATGTATGtttaattcaaataaacaatTATGTGATTTTAATAATGTAAGGATGTTTAAATGTAAGAGgaaccaaaattttcggtatttGAAAAATTGGTGTACCGTGTGCTGCTCTAAACCCTAAAGCGAAAAATCATATAAACATCATTCTAatagttttatttatagagAGAATTGATGTGTTGCATGTGCGACTGAGATCGCTTATATGCCACGTACTGTGAAGTAGTACTATAGTTTTAttccatattttattttcattgtacTATTTCTAGTGGGGGAGGAAAATTAAGAAATCCATGACCCAAATCCCTCTTCCAACCGTCATCAAAATCCACCCCCAATTAACCCACATCCCCCTTATtcattttcatcaatttttGGAACTCCTCTCATATTCTTCACCTCTTCCTGTTTGAGGATTCCATTTGTATACTAAAAAAACACTAATGCagcatgaaattaaattaaaggtTAGGAAGCTGCGTGCCTAATT encodes:
- the LOC121783532 gene encoding ferruginol synthase-like codes for the protein MDPLLSSLLIALSLVGLTGFLFLRSRRGPRFPPGPRPLPVIGNFHQLGKKPYETLSHLAKTHGPLMSIRLGSLYTVIVSSPEMAKELLQRHGQVFSGRTIAQVMHARDLNKLSMAFTPAGKEWRDKRKICKEEVFSERSLEGSEALRQEKLQQLVEHVGRHCERGDVVDIHDVLLVTNLNLMLTTLFSTRSPDFESKTTKEFKEIVEVIAIAVAVPNFADYFPILKPLDPQGIKRKAELYFGKLFEKFEGFLNERLESRKNNPGGPKEQDLLETLVDISQGTGYNLTTEEIPYLLFDLFVGGSETNATSIEWIMTELLFNPDKLKRLKEEIKSVVGEKGQIREADIARLPYLEAVVKETLRFHPPGPLLLPRRSEADQEVNGYMIPKGAQILFNVWAMGKDPSIWTDPDTFEPERFLEKRVDFKGQHFELIPFGAGRRICPGMPLATRILQMTTAVLVHNFEWRLEKDKDHADHKGEVLGVALRRETPLRAFPFKI